The genomic DNA CCTTGAAGAAGGCAGAGATTGGCATCGCCATGGGGTCTGGCACTGCCGTGGCCAAGTCAGCCTCTGAGATGGTCCTAGCCGATGACAACTTCTCTTCCATCGTGGCGGCTGTGGAGGAGGGCAGGGCCATCTACAACAACATGAAGCAGTTCATCCGCTACCTCATCTCCTCCAACGTGGGAGAGGTCGTCTGGTGAGTTTGCTGTTTGACGTACCTCCTCCTGGCACTGAGGTCTTTGTAGTGGTGCTAGTGGTGTTAACAATGGTTCTCTGTGCGGGCAGTATCTTCCTGACGGCTGCTCTGGGCTTCCCTGAGGCTCTGATCCCAGTTCAGCTGCTGTGGGTCAACCTGGTGACAGACGGTCTCCCTGCCACTGCACTGGGCTTCAACCCCCCCGACCTGGACATCATGAACAAGCCCCCCCGCAGCGCCAAGGAGCCCCTCATCTCCGGATGGCTCTTCTTCAGATATCTGGCCATCGGATGTGAGTTATTAGGACTGTTGTGCTTTATTTCAATTTTTTGTCTCAAATAGCTACATCTTAAGGTCAAGCTTACTACTACTGGCATACCCTGCCGTATAGTGTTATTGTGCACTCCTCTGCCCCCACCCCCTAGTCAGAGAACCAGTCTGTCCCACAGTCAGTCAACTGTTTCTACGTCTCTGTCCTCAGGCTATGTGGGAGCTGCCACAGTGGGAGCTGCTACCTGGTGGTTCGTGGCCGCTGAGGACGGCCCTATGATCTCCCTGTACCAGCTGGTAAGACTAGCTCCTAGAGGTCAGCGTTACTGTCTGTGTGGTGTTGTACCTCCCAGCCTAAGTCCCTCGTGTCTGTCTGACTCCTCCCCCCACAGAGCCATTTCCTGCAGTGTTCCCCTGACAACCCTGACTTCGCCGACCTGGAGTGTCATGTGTTTGAGTCCCCCTACCCCATGACCATGGCCCTGTCTGTGCTTGTCACCATTGAGATGTGCAATGCCCTTAACAGGTGGGTCCCCCGTAGTCAGCGGAGCGTTCTTTCATCCTCAAAGAATAATTAGCATTCAGTGGAGGACAGCTCCAACTTTCTAATTACAAGAATGTGGACCCTAAAAAATATCTTAATGTGACCTTCAACCTCTCTATCCCCAGCCTGTCAGAGAACCAGTCCCTGCTGCGGATGCCTCCCTGGGAGAACATCTGGCTGCTGGGGGCCAtctgcctctccatgtccctccactTCCTCATCCTCTACGTAGAGCCACTGCCCGTAAGTCAGCGTTTACTCCTATCAACCTCTCAACCCAGGTCATTCTCTAGCTGCCCCATTCTCACTCTTTtcatccctcttcctccacctctccaggTCATTTTTCAGATCACCCCTCTGGACCTGACCCAGTGGCTGGTGGTGTTGAAGATCTCCCTGCCCGTCATCCTGCTTGATGAGCTGCTTAAGTTCGTGGCCAGGAACTACCTGGAACCCGGTAACCAGCCAGAGTATAAGTCATCCGGCAAAGGCTGGTCCCCCTCTGCATGCACGGAGGGCATCTCCTGGCCCTTTGTGGGCATTACCCTCCCGCTGGTGCTGTGGCTCTACAGCATCGACACTAACGTGTCTGCCCTGTTCTGGTCCTGACTCCAGCACACAACCCTCTCAATGCACCAGTGTGAGTGGAGATTAACACAcgtctaacccccccccccccattaaccAGGATCAACTACAACAACCACATCAACTGCAGTGGGCGCTCAAGTCAACATTTGTACCTGTGTGGATGACAGATGCTATCTGTGAGCCCTCTCCTAGGTTTGTCTCCAGGACATTTTTGTCCATTCAGTTTTTTTTACCGTTCACTATTTCCTGAGGTTAATCACTTGTCCATGTGTCTTTGTTTAATATCAAGCTGTTggttgtgtttgttttttttgcccCCCTTTTTTGAACAGGCATAAAAATCATCTATTTATGAGACGTCTACAGAGAATTAACACTATTTTATCAGGATGAAGATTTTTGTAGCTTTGGGaacgggtggggggggggcagtcggGACCCATAAGCGACGTGCACAGGACTTAGACGTTTGACTCTTGTTTTCAGTGTGAACTTTGACCTCTAAAGACCTTGTGGATAAGTATGGTGTGTCGTAACTGTAAGGACCATCATTTGCACTGACTCAGAAGTCTGCacaaaaacatgcatgtattCTGCCCTGGCATGAGGAACTGAGATTTCCTTACTGTTTGATCTCCATGTTTCTTTTCTGCACTAGGCACAGCTACCTCAACGCTAATAATATGACTATTGATAACTACCCGTGTTTCTCACTAAGCTTTTCATAAACATTGTCATATTGAGTGTTGAGGTATGCACCATTTTGCTTTTGCAGAAAGAAATAGAAAGCCCTCATTTGCCTTTCATGTTATTTTAAGAGCTTTTTAAaaagttgaatctgtgtttttttttatgttcctGGAGTGGGGTTAGGACGAAATGTTACCTTAGTTCGATTCAAAGCAATTATTTTATATAGACAAGCCTGTCGTTAAACACTTGAACACAACATAATCTATTGTTATTCCCATAAAGGTTCACTTTTTCTTTAGGTTTAGCTTTCATTTACGGGCACTGTAGTTTCTTTATTACAATAATTATGATATAGATTATGTATATTGTGCACATACTGTACTTGAACATATATAAATGCACCAAGGGGCTGATTTATCTTATCAGTTGAGCACAAGATGGATGCTTGATGGGACCTTTATGTGGTCTGGATTGCCTGTTTGGGTGTGTCACTAAGTGGAGTCTGCTTTGGCCATAGTATATAGGCCCAACTCTAAAAGGCTAAGATGACTGGCTGGTCGAAGAGTCTGTATATCTGTACATATCACACAAAATAGTATCTATGTGCATGGAGTTTTACAGATGCTCCATACCTTTACACTAGTTTACTTGAGTGTGTTTTAGACACACTGTAGGTAGGTATTCCTGGAAAGCATGCCCTCGCCGATACCAGGCCAGTAAGCGCTTGAGTTTTCTTAAACCTAACTGCTATTTCTTCCAATGCCTTCTGCCTGTTAACCCAACAGAGTGAGTACCCTCTGCCTGCATGCTTTCTGCCCACTAATGTCTCCTCTCATCCTGGCACTGTCACACACCAAGCCTTGCTGTCTGAGTCTGACAGCAGTAACTCTTCTCCTTATTGAAAGAATAAGTGTCAAGTCTGTGCTCTTGGTCTTTGATACATTCTATTAAGGGTACCATTCCATGAGTGATATTACCAATTGGTCCTATCTATCAGCCAGCAGAGGCAATCGGCAGGATCTTGTAATATGGAGGAAAATTGGAGGCGCCTTCATTTCAACATCCCTTTGTCACTAAGTGCCAGCCAAACCTACACTATAGGATTAAGACCCTGTGTCTGTCTTAGTTCCACCTGGATCAAGTCTGTTTTTAATAAGGGATTGATGTGTAAAGCGTCATTACTGGTAGCAAGATTTTAGCTCTGACATGCGACTCGCAGGTCATAGTGTTTCACTTAATATGGCTTACTGCATTTATTCCCATCCTGCTTGCACGTGGCATGGCCCTAGACATTATAACTGTAAGTAGAAAATTAAGCAGTAGATTACCTTTTAATAATGGCTTTTTGTTCACCATGCCTTTTTAAATGCCTAGTGAGGAAGCCATGCCTCTGGTTTGCACCTTTTGCTTCTTTGACCTATGCCATATTTCTGTCGTCCTCTGattggtttctctctctgtctttctctgttctctctctgcagCTAGTGCCGTGTAAACCCGCCCCTCTAAATCCCTTGCAGGAACTGTAAGGTTTTGTTTGTGTTGTGCATGTGTTTTTTGAGCAGCACCACATCTTCCAAGACCTGCATGTCAATAAAGAAATATCAAGACATGATTGATACATTTCATAAGCAATTCCATCACAAAAAAAAAGTACTAATAATCAAATGGTAAATATTTAACAGAATGGGCATAGTGTTTTTGGAATCAAATGAACCAATCCCAAGTCCCTCAATCCTTACTGCATGGGGAGCCTTCAAACTAGACAAGAGAGTTCTCATGCCATCTTAAACTTAATGTCATAGTTTTATATTAATGTACAATATTCCATGATGCATGTCCTCTGAAGCAGTAAATTATTTGATCAGATGTGTAATAGTTAATGTATAGTATTGATAAATTAAAGACATTcatttacaaacaatagtacaaatGTTATAAGCTGAAATGCCTATCTTTTCCTAAGGAAATCTTTTTTTGAATAGGATGTGTAAAAtaaccagactatttgcagtaTCTGGGAAGGGCGGAGGTGCGGTGATACATACATTATCTCGAAAGCAGTCAGTCCCTTCAATGGCACGTGTTCGCCGAGCTGACGATTGTATTATGTATCACATGATTTGTGGTTTCAGGTAAATAAAGCGATTATACATGATGTGTTGCTTATCGTCTATATGCCAGGTTGGAGAGGTCTTCATTTGAAGCTACCTTGCTTGTAGCCTAAATACAAAGATGTTTTAGAGTTGCTCCTCAACTGGTCACTAAAGCAAATTACCACAAACTTTGTAATAAAGGAATGTCAGGTCATGAGACCTTGTCATGATTTTAATGTATATCTTCAAAACATATATACAATACATGCTTATACACATTCGCATTAAACTAGTAACATTACTTTGCAAAGAATGTGAGTCAAATGAAATGACCACATGATTGACACGTTAAACATTGAGAGAAAGGGAAAatgtcaccagttacacaccaAGATTTTTCTTAAGAGAAGCATGTTAATACGTGCAAATGTTACAGGGGTAAAGCAACAAATTAACTAACGTCACTGGTTTCATAAGATTTCCTGTTTACCAGAGAGAAAACAAGCAAACTCAAAGGCCATGACCCAGCAATCCTAAACGGCCGCCTCACCTCGTCTCCTTTACTCTAGGACATAAGTAACATTTTCACATGTCAACTAATCAGTGACGATCGCAAACTAGGAAAGGCGGAGTTAAGCTTACTGAATTCTCTGCCCATCGGAGTCATGAGTAAAATGATGCGTCCATCCCAAAAAATCAGGGGCTGCTATGCTGACTTCTATATAACCCTGGGATGGGGCTATACACACCCATATGGAGTGGGTGACTAGAGCAGTACATCAGGATGCCCATGTGTGGTTTATTCCCCCTGCCCCCCTCTGTGCCCTTGGGATCGCTGCAGTGGGCCTGCTGGGTCACTGCATGCCAAACCACTGCTCCTGGTCTGCCCACTGGGCTGCCTCACTGTCACTGCCTTCCAGGTCTCCATCCTCCCCACTGCCCTCCATGTCATCCCCATCCAACTCCACAGTGGCATCAGCAgggctctcctccttctccatcttCTGCATTCCTTCCAGAGACTTCTGGTCATTTGGGTCCAGGCTGAGAGACCAACAGTGTCAGATGATAGAGAAACATGGGCATTCTCAAGATCAAAAGTGCAACATTTAAAATAGGCCTACGGGTGACAGTGCTTTAACGTTTCATGAGGTGTGTAAAACACTGGACTTGGGTGTAACATTACCTAAGTGCTATGCTGTATTGGTCCATTGCCTCTTGATAATCATTGACCGCCACAAGGAAATCCCCCAGCATTCTGTGCAGCACACAGTCACTCTGATTGGCTAAGGCATTCCGGAGAAGAGCAATCCCTTCCTCATATTTCTGTTCCCGACCTGAAATAGGACAACAAACAATATCCAAAATCTTTTCCCTTACACTTATGAAGATGCAATGGTTGTAAATCTCTACAGCACAACAGCTGATAAGAATAGGTACCAAGCCACATACTTAGCAGCTCTGCCTTTTTGACCACAGCCTTGGTGTAGTCAGGCCTCTGAGCTAGCGCCTTGTCCAGCAGGGTTTTGGCCTTCTCCTGGGTCACAGGATCCTCCAGGCAGACTGTGGCCAGAATGGTTAGAGTCTGGGCATTCGCTCCCAGGGTTTTATAGATGTTATTGGCCATCCCCATCGCCTCTCGGATCCCATTGGATGCCAGGTAACAGTCAATCAGACCTGAGGACAgaagtctcattattacctcaataCTAGTAGCAacaaataatatatgccatttagcagacgcttttatcctaAGTGACTTAGAGTAATGTGTGCAAAATGTTGAGTATTTTAGGCCCCAGGAATAGAACCCACAACCTTGGCAATGCAAGCGCCATGTTCTACCCTCTGAGACGTACAAAACTACAAACCAATTTGCAAGCAAACTTGCATTGGATGTTTGATGTGGGGGCTGTTCCCAAGTTTAAAACAGATTTTCATTAGAATGATTATCATAACAAATAGGTCCCCTTGCCTTCGTAGCAGTCCAGACGGCATGGCGCCAGGCGCATGGCCTCTCTAAAGTGGATGATGGCCTCCTGCACTCGGCCCATGTTCCTCAGTGCTGCCCCCTTCAGGAGGAGGGCCTGCACACTGTTGCTGTTCAGCTGGATGGCCTTGGCACCCAGGTAGAGGGCCCGGGAGTAGCGCTTACTGTAGAAGCTGTGACATCTGAGCCACCAAAATCAGATGGGTAGGAACATGTATTTAGTGTACGTAGACTGAAAAACAGGCTTTTTAAAATGTTAATAACTGTTATAACAAAATACAAACACGTTATTATagattaataaaaataaaaactgcacTTAATTTAGTATTTCAATGACTTGGATCTTATCATACGTTTATTTCTGGTCACTGAAGATCACTTACCCAGATATGACCCAGGGCTCTGCATGCTGATCTGAGATGTTGAACAGTCTTCCTCCAAGGACCTCAACATCCTCCAGGTGCCCCTCACGTGCCATAAGGTAGCCATATACATCCATGCCTGACAGCAAATATAGACAACATAACTGAATTAGTCCAAATAATTCATATCAATATATATAATTAGTTAGAGCATCGCTAGCCTGGCTTAGTGAGTACTAAGAAACGAATGTATATGAAGGGTTTTTCTGATACCAGCTGTCCAGTACCTTTGATCAGATAAGGGTCCAGCATCTGGGCCTGCTCAAACTTCAGGATGGAGTTCTTTGTGTCGCCTGCCCTGAAGTACACATCTGCCAGGCTCACCAGCAGGTCCACATTGTCCCGCAGTAAAGACTTTTTCTCCAGAGAGCTGAAAAGGAGAGTCAGGGAACAGACAAATACCCAGGATGAGAGCCCGAGCTTAACAATACCAGAGATGATGATTCATGAAATGAATAACGCCTCCATGGCGGTGAGGCACTGGTCTGCTCACCAGATGGTGTTGATTGCTCTGTGGTTGTCCCCTGCATGTATGAAAGCATAGGCTTTGATCCATGCAGAGAGCCAGTCCAGGTTGGGAATACTCTGGATCACATCCATTGTCATGGATGCCACCTCAGCTCCCTTCACTGACAGAGACAGGAGACCTACAACAGACAAGGAGGTAAAAGAACCCTTCAAAACGTAGAGCACAATAACACAGGGTGTTGGAATGTCTGTGGGATGCACTACAGAAACATCCCAGTCACTAGTCCATACCAATGATGGCATCCAGTGCCAGAGGACACTGTCTCAGGACCTCTTTGTAGCTTGTGACAGCAGAGCGTTCCTGTCCAGCCTTCCTGTACAGATTTGCCAGCATCATGTTGAtctgaaatggataaacaaatatgcaaaacCTCGCAAGAATCTCGGCTACTTTACTTTATTGAAATAGTCATAAACGGCACTGCAAGCTTAGCTGACATTGagagaagatggggggggggcttTCAGGAGGAGACCTCGAACTTGGCTGCCTACCTTTGGGGTTCTCTGTCTAGATGGAATCCCATCAAGCACTGCAATGGCATCCTTATCCAGCTTCAGGATGGTGTAGCACTCTGCAATCTTATACTTTACCTCAATCTCTGAGGGCAAACTCTgggaaaaataaaaatgtcattGGTCAATTCAGAAGGCAATGTGATTCCTTCCAGCACATTGTGCACaactatgtacagtgcattcggaaagaattcagaccccttcacttattccacatttggttacgttacagcctaatttaaaatgtattaaatgaattgttttcctcatcaatcgatacacaataccccataatgacaaagcgaaaacaggtttagacatttttgcaaatttatatataaaaaattaacagaaataccttatttacataagtattcagaccctttgctatgagacttgaaattgagttcaggtgtatccagtttccattgatcatcattgagatgtttcttcaacttcattggagtccacctgtgctaaagtccaatttattggacatgattggaaaggcacacctgtctataaaaggtcccacagttgacagtgcatgtcagagcaaaaaacaagccatgaggtcgaaggaattgtgcaTAGAGCTCGAGacgggattgtgttgaggcacagatctagggaagcataacaaaacatttctgcagcagtgaaggtccccaagaacacagtggtgaccattattcttaaatggaagaagtttagaaccactaagactcttcctagagctggcagcctggccaaactgagcaatcgggggagaagggccttggtcagggaggtaaccaagaacctgatggtcactctgacagagctcctctgtggtaatgggaaaaccttccagaaggacaaccatctctgcagcactccaccaatcaggcttttatggtagagtggccagacagaagccactcctcagtaagaggcacgacagcccccttggagttgccaaaaggcacctaggacttaaaccatgagaaacaagattctctggtctgatgaaaccaatatttaactatttggcctcaatgctaagcgtcacgtctggaggaaaccaggcaccactcatcacctggccaataccatccctacggtgaagcatgggggtggcagcatcatgctgtggggatgtttttcagcagcaggtacTGGGaaacttgtcaggatcgagggaaagatgaacggagcaaagtacagagatccctgatgaagacctgctccagagcgctcaggaccttggACTGGagctaaggttcaccttccaaaaggacaacaaaCTTAAGCCAGCGCCGACTTCaagccgatcgaacatctctggagagaccggagaggatctgcagagaagaatgggagaacctccctaaagacaggtgtgccaagcttgtagtgtcataaacaagaagactagaggctgtaatcgctgccaaatatgcttcaacaaagtactgagtaaatggtctgaatacttatgtaaatgtaatttcagttttttatttaatacatttgcaaaccatTTTTCAAAACGTGTTTTTGcttcactatggggtattgtgtgtgtgggcaggggggggggttaacaacaaaatgtggaaaaggtgaatgggtctgaatactttctgaatgcactgaatACTGTCTGTAGAGCAGGTCAGTCAAATGTGCATTATTTTAAATTAATGACATTAATGCGTGTTGCTAATATAGATATGTTGTAATTGACAGAGTTGGGAGCCTTGCACACCTGTGACTGTATGGAGGATGCCGTTCCCCCGGTAGATGGGCGAACTTTGGACGTTTTGCTGAGCACTTTCTTCTGCTGCAGTGCCATGTTGTACTTGCAGGCAGCATTACGGTACTCCTTGTCATGGAAGATGGCATCTGCATGGTAAACCAGCAACTGGTACTTCTGGGATGGTGAGAACAGCTCTCTGCAAGAAAATGTGGCACGCGCATCAATGGCACAGTATTAGACTGACAATAACTTGTGGTCAAGATCAATAGCAATCAACATACAACATTCACAACGCCAGAATTAATCCATCTTATTACATTTACACCCATCTTAAGCGatctagttaacgttagctagcttgctacaaGTGATTTCTTGTCAACTTCAACTTGTCTCGTGACGATCAACATGCATTCATTAGGACACGTTTTTACCAATTGTACAGAATTATATGCTTTCAAAGCTGATCGAACGGAATGAATAGCTAGTTAGTTAGATAAAATGTGGATGTTCAGTAATAAcgttagctagtcagctaacaAGCTAATACTTACGGATTGTTATTGCTCATTGTCAGCAGTAAACTACTCATTATCCGAACATTTGAGTGTAGCCCCGCAGCGGCCATATCCCGTACATGATCTATGACGTTCATTTCGATGTATTTTGATGGGTATCTTTGAGATAAAAAATCTAAAGTTATACGATTGCAGTTAGTCAGTTACTTACTAGCTTTCATCACAAACTGCGATGTATTAAATATAGCGCCGGAAGTTGGCAAGTTGAAGGACCCATGAATTATGTTTCGTTTTTATAAAAAACAACATCCTATCTTTGATACATGTGTCATacatattaaatatttttttcttctccttaGTGTAAATTATTTAAATTGTACATCGTTTTAAATGCTTTTTGATACCCACTCAAAGTTTTCATGATCAGGAGAAAAGTCTAGCCAGCTATAGTTTCTGCCCAAGCGCTGTTGGAACAAATcttaccactatcctgtcatAACACGGAGGTAGCCTATCTAGTTGCCAATTTGAATTTATTATTTCTCTCAGTGTTTGGcagcacattattatttttttggttGAAGCCCACATACAATGACTGAACAATCAGCATTACTTCTTCGAAAGCAATTGGCAGGTAAGACAAAGgtttaaagaaagaaagagacccCCAAGCTACGTAGCTATCTAGCCTAGCTAACCATCCGCCGGGTTCAACGAGGGCAGCCACGATTGTTTGTTTACATTAGTGCAATGATCTTGGCTGTAAACACAGTCTAGTTATATATTTTCCGCTTAATTATCATGTTAAGATGACGGAATTCAACTGCACGACTAACCCAATCTATGCATTGACGTAGTCTAAACCAGCGAGTTAGCTAGTTTAACATATTGACTGTCAATGAGAACGACACCAACGTTacgttagttggctagctaggaAGTCAACATTTTGTTACTGATTCGAGCTATAGAGGAAATAACTATCTAATTTAGCCCTAACCTAATCTTACACCAACCTCTGTCTGCAGTGAAGCACAACCCTAGTGGGCTGTAAACATGATCTGGCTTGTTATTAGCTAGCTGACAAGCTAGCCAAGGAACAAAGGAATAATCGTCCCCAGGCCCATCTGACAATGGTGGGAACATCACATCATTGTTATCCTGTTCACTCGTTCTGGCAATGGCATACATTCACTGTAGCTAACTCCATTAGGGGTTGACAGCTAGCGTATACGGGTAAATctatttgaattcaatcactttttgacaacACCCCTTGTGATTTGAACGAAACCTACCATACACATTTGCTCATTGTATAAGTGCTCAGAAAGTTACtatttggacctgaatgccaaaatgTTCAAGATGTTAAGGTAaccaaagttgacccattttgggTACCCCACCATCATCACTGCAAAATATAAAAGGTTGAGGTTGATTTCGTTTTataatttcagaatttttggtattatatattttttaattacttTTATTTTAACCTTAACGTCAATTATCTAAACGCGTAAACATCGATTTTTTTCAAATCTGCGTATGTTGTAGTTTAGACCCTATTTGACATATCTGTTTTTTCTGTTGTGACCACAatcggttgagacacaacatgcttTTTAATACATGGTGAAtgtcatgttttggctgataaatgtACTCAAATTTGTACCACAAAGATCGCTGGAGCTCCACACATCAGCaaatgttgacttgaatgggaactgtTGTTTTAAATTATACTGTCAATCTTCTTTAGGAAACCTTttgaaatcatagaaatatagatC from Oncorhynchus clarkii lewisi isolate Uvic-CL-2024 chromosome 30, UVic_Ocla_1.0, whole genome shotgun sequence includes the following:
- the LOC139389688 gene encoding anaphase-promoting complex subunit 7; the protein is MNVIDHVRDMAAAGLHSNVRIMSSLLLTMSNNNPELFSPSQKYQLLVYHADAIFHDKEYRNAACKYNMALQQKKVLSKTSKVRPSTGGTASSIQSQSLPSEIEVKYKIAECYTILKLDKDAIAVLDGIPSRQRTPKINMMLANLYRKAGQERSAVTSYKEVLRQCPLALDAIIGLLSLSVKGAEVASMTMDVIQSIPNLDWLSAWIKAYAFIHAGDNHRAINTICSLEKKSLLRDNVDLLVSLADVYFRAGDTKNSILKFEQAQMLDPYLIKGMDVYGYLMAREGHLEDVEVLGGRLFNISDQHAEPWVISGCHSFYSKRYSRALYLGAKAIQLNSNSVQALLLKGAALRNMGRVQEAIIHFREAMRLAPCRLDCYEGLIDCYLASNGIREAMGMANNIYKTLGANAQTLTILATVCLEDPVTQEKAKTLLDKALAQRPDYTKAVVKKAELLSREQKYEEGIALLRNALANQSDCVLHRMLGDFLVAVNDYQEAMDQYSIALSLDPNDQKSLEGMQKMEKEESPADATVELDGDDMEGSGEDGDLEGSDSEAAQWADQEQWFGMQ